From a single Lolium rigidum isolate FL_2022 chromosome 7, APGP_CSIRO_Lrig_0.1, whole genome shotgun sequence genomic region:
- the LOC124672801 gene encoding dirigent protein 7-like — protein MSPIPSLLLVLLAVVASSAPGVAGLGGGEKLKHIHLYMHETFSGENATEGAMLPSPFGANATFGSVGVFDNELRTGRSRDSPLVARYQGIIVATGVAEGPALEGRMSVASILFIAGEYNGSKLSLEGPMIGFQGTAERSIVGGSGKFRMARGYYLLKLLGLTSPNSAVSEIDFYVLPCDPSYL, from the coding sequence ATGTCGCCGATACCCTCGCTGCTCCTCGTCCTCCTAGCGGTAGTAGCCTCGTCGGCGCCCGGCGTCGCCGGCCTCGGCGGCGGGGAGAAGCTGAAGCACATCCACCTGTACATGCACGAGACGTTCTCGGGGGAGAACGCCACGGAGGGCGCCATGCTGCCGTCCCCGTTCGGCGCCAACGCTACGTTCGGTTCGGTGGGCGTGTTCGACAACGAGCTCCGCACCGGCCGGAGCAGGGACTCGCCGCTCGTGGCGCGGTACCAGGGCATCATCGTCGCCACGGGGGTGGCGGAGGGCCCGGCTCTGGAGGGCCGCATGTCGGTCGCCTCCATTCTTTTCATCGCCGGGGAGTACAACGGGAGCAAGCTGTCCCTCGAGGGCCCCATGATCGGCTTCCAGGGCACGGCTGAGCGCAGCATcgtcggcggcagcggcaagTTCAGGATGGCGCGCGGGTATTACCTACTCAAGCTCCTCGGCCTCACGTCGCCCAACAGCGCCGTCTCCGAGATCGACTTCTACGTGCTCCCCTGCGACCCGAGCTACCTCTAA